A region of Syngnathoides biaculeatus isolate LvHL_M chromosome 20, ASM1980259v1, whole genome shotgun sequence DNA encodes the following proteins:
- the LOC133493906 gene encoding zinc finger protein 771-like, with protein MCTRSPAEYEEEPWGQKEEKKPRRQLLDTVFSLQPETGLCRADISEYLHAERQQSVSGHIKEEGEGEGVLCVKEKEVEILHVKEEEREESIQVPATGVQLKSEDGQSEKRRGAELPSRNSSSDGDHCEGSQTDGDDGEHSKDVSESLHPGWQQSVSSHIKEEEKVEDVKHVKDKKEEILHMKEDEEEEIIQLPFTGVHLKNEDGQCEERRGPEPPNGNSSSGGDHCRRSKTDCDDEQSEGDMTRHTSNRCWKCSQCGKTFISKGNLTGHMKIHTGEKPFFCSVCGQRFNRKEHLTRHTRTHTGVKPFSCPVCDKRFTENGSLKRHTSTHTGEKPFSCSVCGKRFPRKGTLKTHTRTHTGEKPFSCSVCSQRFSQQGTLQKHTKTHTGEEPFSCLICGQKFSLKGSLKVHCNEMHVF; from the exons atgtgtacaaGAAGCCCAGCAGAGTACGAGGAAGAACCTTGGGgccaaaaagaggaaaagaagccACGCCGTCAACTACTTGACACTGTGTTCAGTCTGCAGCCTGAAACTGGGCTATGCAGAGCAG ATATCAGTGAATATCTTCACGCAGAGCGGCAGCAGTCAGTGTCcggtcacatcaaagaggaaggggAGGGTGAAGGGGTTCTATGCGTTAAAGAAAAGGAGGTAGAAATCCTCCATGTGAAAGAGGAAGAGCGGGAGGAAAGCATCCAGGTTCCAGCCACCGGTGTCCagttgaagagtgaagatggtCAAAGTGAGAAGAGACGAGGGGCGGAGCTTCCAAGCAGGAACAGCTCAAGTGATGGAGACCATTGTGAAGGATCACAAACAGACGGAGATGATGGTGAACACTCTAAAG ATGTCAGTGAATCTCTTCATCCAGGCTGGCAGCAGTCAGTGTCcagtcacatcaaagaggaagaaaaggttGAAGACGTGAAACACGTCAAAGACAAGAAGGAAGAAATCTTACACATGaaagaggacgaggaggaggaaatcATCCAGCTTCCATTCACTGGTGTTCATTTGAAGAACGAAGATGGTCAATGTGAGGAGAGACGAGGGCCGGAGCCTCCAAACGGCAACAGCTCAAGTGGTGGAGACCACTGTAGAAGATCAAAAACAGACTGTGATGATGAACAGTCAGAAGGTGATATGACACGTCACACTTCCAACAgatgctggaaatgttctcagtgtgggAAAACTTTTATTTCCAAGGGCAATTTAACAGgacacatgaaaatacacacggGAGAGAAGCCTTTtttctgctcagtttgtggtcaaagattcaatCGGAAGGAACACTTaacaagacacacaagaacacacactggtgtgaaacctttttcatgtccagtttgtgataaaagattcactgagaatggaagtttaaaaagacacacaagcacacacactggtgagaaacctttttcctgctcagtttgtggaaAAAGATTCCCTCGGAAGGGaaccttaaaaacacacacaagaacgcacactggtgagaaacctttttcctgttcagtttgtagtcaaagattctctcagcAGGGAAccttacaaaaacacacaaaaacacacactggcgaggaacctttttcctgtttaaTTTGTGGTCAAAAATTCTCTCTGAAGGGaagcttaaaggtccactgtaatgaaatgcatgttttttag